In Glycine max cultivar Williams 82 chromosome 4, Glycine_max_v4.0, whole genome shotgun sequence, the genomic stretch TTAGTGTAAAATTTGGAATAATTCAAactctcaatctttttttttttttactacaaaaTCGATTTTATAATTCTCATTTGAGACTAACTTTAACATAAAATATGATGTGTTATTTATGATATCATAAAgataaattatgatataataattctttcatgataaatttttactattatttttatattaaacaaGTGACgaatttttactattatttttatattaaacaaGTGACGAATTTATGAAAGTTTGGGGAATTTTTGTAAACTTtcaaatttgacatccttgccCGTGAACATGTATGTAGCTAATGGCTAATTCCACAATTTTTGCTATCAATAGTTTTCCATTTTAGCACTCAATTCAAATTTGATTAGTCAAAATTGAAATAAGctacaataattatttagagtaaatattttgtttgatcagtcaaaaatcaaaacaagaaacgagcaaaacttaaaacatcCGAAGTGGGAAGGCACACGCTTGTTTACGCAACGCAGGTGATTGTTAGTTTGTTACCCGTTGGATTCGATGGACTACGATTTCAGAAGCAGGTCGGGCCCACAACCTCCGATTTACCGTCCGCCACCGCCACCGTCACCGATGTACCGTCCATCACCGTATCAGCAGAATCCTACTCCTTCTTGTAACTCTCTCATTCCGAAACTGATTAGGGGTTTAAGTTTTTAGTCGCGTTTTCGCGGTGGTGAAATTGATTTTTTCCTATTGAATGTGCAGCAGGATTTGGCGTTAGGGTTGGTATAAAGCCAGAATATAGGATCACACCGCCGGTATGTTTTGCTTTGCTCGATTCtggtattattattttgaataggTCAACTCAAGTTCAATATAAACCTTATTTCTAGCTCGAATTAGATTCAAACTCTATACGAGAAAATAGGTTATTTAGCAATTTTAAGTTGTCATTTAATCACAAACCATTATTACTCCTAACTGATTTTTCCCAAATAAAAATTGGTGACATAAAGAAATAATTGGTGGCCAATGGCAAAGCTGAAGCATCGTTAATGCAGATTTCCTATGGTTATAAACTACCCTTTGCTTGATGGCCACTCTGTTGAATAtcagttttagttttaattttcatttatgcATGTAGCTGACCTCGGCTAGTGGAATCCAATGGGGTTTATTCATATTAGTTTTAGCcgattttttttgcttaaatttcattttgagGGTGTTCTTCTCCATGCCAAGTGTGTGAAAATACTAAAGCTTTGCATAATTGATTTCTGTTCCGTTAGTTGAATATGGTTTTTTAATGGTTATGACAATTTTGCAGCCTCATTTATCATCCCTTGCGGGAGATAATCCACGGAGCAACTTCCAATTTGATTTTGGATTGGAGAGAAAAATTTTAGCCGAAGCAGAGAAGGATAACCCAAATTGGAGCAAATTTGGATCAGAAAATGTTCCGACTAAAGTTTCTGATTCATCAACAGCAAAGGTTTGTTCTTCATTTAGAGCAAGTTCCAATATGCTGTTGTAgcgtaataattttttttctggaaTTTATTATGCAGAGGTTATAACTTAAACTTACTATTTGTTAGTTCATGGTTAATTTGGTGCACTGTTTTTCTGTATATAGATAAATCAATTACTGTTTCCAACTCTCtgtaaaatgaaacttttttttccaGGTTACTGCTTTGGATCCCATTGTGAGCAAATTTATGGCCATGGGGCTTAGCCAAGAGGCTGTTCCCATTGCCGTTGAAAATTATGGTGATAATCCAACCAAAGTATGTTATGATCCCTGTAACTCATTATTGACATGATGTTTGAGATAATAGAATTGCTGAAAAGTatgattatttttctgaaaaataatGTCATACATCCCTCTCTCTAATCTCCATTCTGGTTGAATAATTCTTTGAAACCCAAATGGTTTTTCCCTTGATACTATGATTTCTCTTCAAATTATTAGTGCGACTTGTTTTGGTCATCAAGTTGATTGTCTTTTCAATAACGATAGAAACTCATCAGTTTGATAAGATGGTTACCCTAAACATTGAGTAGAACTTTGCATGTCTTGCATGATCTGCTTTTCTTCTTCTGATCACTCATCCTTCTGTGTTGGTTAGAAGGGTAACTTTGGTGTTCTGTGGAGTCTACTGGTTCCTTTCATTTACAAGCGTCAATGATCAATAAGGGTTTGACATGTTATGCTTTAAGCCTAAATGGAAGAGTTTCTAACTCTGTTTCTATTCAACTAGACTACTTTTTGACTTGTTTGCATTCTGTTAAAGCTTTTCCATCTCTCATCTAGAGTCTGCTTCCCATTCAAATATAACTCTTCTTGTCAACCTTGAAGGAAATGCCTTTCTTAGAATGAGAGAATTTCAGTAACTTTTCCCAGCTTTGGTCTGATTTCTAAGTTTTTCGTGCTGTCATTCCTATGATGACCAAGACTAAACTTCCCTGTAGGTGTCATACTGATAATTACATACACAGAATGGTTCTTTGTATTGTTTGTACTGACCCCACTGGCTGCATGTTTGTGGTGTTCAAAgtaatcattatatatatatatatatatatatattttaattttctattggtTTCAATACCATCTGATGGgtttatgtttttcttatttagaCTATTgctaaaattcttttattttacattgCTAGTTGCCACAGTAGTATTGTCACCCTTTCCAGATTACTTTGTTTTTTCTGACTTGATGTATTATTCATTCGAAGGTTCAGGAATTCGTCAATGGCTACACCCTTTTGCGTGAAATGGGATTTTCATCAAATAGCGTTGCTGACGCCTTGGTTATGAATGACAATCATACGGACAAGGCGCTAGCACATTTCCTTAATGGCTCATCCTGAGACTCCTGAAGCAATATGTTGGGTGTATCGTTTATTGATCAAGGAATGTGTTAGTTCCTTTTGTATAATGATAAATAACGGTCAAATATAGGTTGGAACATGGGCAATCTGTTGTTGTCTTTTTGTTTTACACAAATATACGTTGAAGAGTCGTGGAATTGGTTTGAATGGATTGGTAGTTCCTTAGAGATAACAAATAGAATCTGTTTCCCCCTTTATTATGCTTGCTTTTGGCCAAGACCTTAACTTCCTAGCTATCCCATTGACTACTATAGAGCAATTGAAATGCGTTTTATCGCTAAACCAAAGTGGAAGAAGAAATGGCTATGCTTAACTCGTCGAaaagaatttttgaaaaatacttgGGAAGAGCTATggtggttttttattttatttttttatcgataaatttTAGTAGATATTATGTTATGTTAGTCGAAAGATTCAAATCCAAGGCCTCTTATCACTCAACTCTTATGCTTCTTCTCTCAACCACTAAATCACCTTATATCTCCCAACAACTATGgtgttataattaaatttggaaTAATAAAGGTCtctgaaaattttgttttaaaagactaaaaatagaaCAATGGAATGGCCAAAGACAATGCATAAAAAGCCGGTGACAGTGCATACAAATAgactaaaaattcattttagtttcattttcatttagcAACTTAAGTTTATCTAACTTTTCAATTTCTTCTATAAGAAACGGTGGAAGAAatggaataaataataaatcgtTGAATTGTATTATTTTGTATCAATGATGTAATCGCACTGATTTATCCGTGTATTGCAAGATAAAAAGTCAATATACGAATCATTGACTTgctaaactatatcaaatgatGAATGTGATTAAAATAGCGAATCGTAaaattctaataataaattgtatgaataaaacataattatgacTCAAATTTCCCTGCCTATTTCATATACAAAAACAAAGTTCCCTTTATGGCAAGAGATTGTCAGTCACCATGTCATTCCTATAAATACTTTCACTACATTTTTGGATGTTCTTCTACTAAGAGGAGTCATCTTCCCCTACGCCCATGTAACGAAGGAAAGAAACATAGAATGATATAAACCAACTCATAGGAGGCTagctcttaaaaaaaaaaccttattggTGGCAAGCCGAATTTTTATTTGCTGTACGACGTTGCATGCCTTTAGTAATAGCAGCTAGTAAACCTTCAACCGCACAACTTGCCACCTGTACTCATAAGCTAATGAAACTATATTGTTCGATGGACATCAAATCTAGAACCAGAAGCAACTTTTCAACAGACATCTCTAGGAATCACTTTGCTtccaatagaaattaaaaaatcttagGAAGCAAACCTTCTAACAATTGATGATTCCTGTGTATTACGTTTGTGATCTTCTCACAAGAATGCACTGGAATCAACTCAAACACCAGCACAGATTGCTCCTGAAAAACATAATCATGTATCACCTAAAGgttgcaaaataaaatttgacataTATATGTCAAACATTATGCTAAGTAAATTCTGTATATAGTTTCTTGTATACTTTAAGTCTGGCCATCTTTTCGGTGTCTATAAAACTAATGTCGTGAATTTTAAACTAGCACACATGCACATGCAACACACTCATGAAAAGAGAGGGAGACCTGTCGACCAAGATGAGCAACAAAACTTGGCCTCATCAACATGCTTCACATCAAGCCCGATAAACCAGGATCCAGCACTCACATCATCGTGGGCATAGGTACGGAGAATAGATCTGTCAAGTCAACAGATTCAAGATTGATGCATAAATGGCAACCAACAGTATAGGTGCAGCTAAGAGTGTATCTGACCTGTTTATTGATATAAATTTAGCCAAAGCTTGTGATATAACATACATCTCTCCTGATGCATGACGAAAGTATCTGTTGAACAGGAAATTTGAGCATCATTTCAAGAGGAGACAAATAGATGacatgaagaaaaatatttatgatactTAGTGCACATCAATGCATTCAGAGTTGTGCACCAAAACGCtagatacattaaaaatattcagCTCGTACATGATAGAGATACAGTCTAGCTATATTTTGCAAGGACTTGATATTTTAGCACTACAATGTATACTCATGTCACATAATAGGCTTCTCCCATAAAGATTGTTTTATGAAGCACGTAATGCAGTTTTACTTATGGGATCAACAAACTAAGCTGCAGAATACCATGCAAAAAACCTTTGTTTCACCAAAGATCCACTAGCAGCTATTCAAAACTGGTCAATACCGTGTCATACATaactaatttatacaagtttgatATGCAGTAAAATTAATGCAGTTGTTCAGTCATATGAGATAACTGGTTGTGTGGCTTACGATTTTTTGTCACCAAATTTCCACCACTCTGGTTCATACCATTTATGGTTCCTGTCATATTTCACAGATACCAGTATGAGAATCATTAAATATTCTCTATAAAGCacataaaataatacattttaaacaaCTTAAGGGGCTTACAGCTCAGAGAAAACTTCCCCTGATTTCATGCATCCCATGTAAACACGAGGTTTGTCCAAATGAGTAGCTAGTGTAGCTCCCAAGGCATCTGTGCAGGAAAAAACAAGTTGTGAGACATATATACATCAAAAAATGGGAAACAATTTCTTtggaattttattaaataaggtggaaaagcacaaaataaaatgttatcataaaatcataaattgcaATAACAGGAAATATTAGTTAAATTGCATTATTAACAATTATCACTGTATCCAGTCAAAGAAAAACTAACCAATATTTACATAGACATCATCATTGACTTTCGCATAAAACTCAGCATCCCATTTGTCTGCAGCATGAGCAAAGAACAATTTGGCCTTCTTTGGGAATGCATCATTTGTTTCCACATGATTATCCTGTCACCATAACTTTTGAATGTGAGCTATCTACCTTATGCTCTTGAACCTTATTCTCCACTCAAAAGAAGCCACAACATACAGACATGTTATGAGCCTCAAGCAAGTTAAGCAACTACAACCACAAATGTATGCCTGCTTATCTAAACTActgtctaaaaaaaaaaaaaaaaaaaaaaaaaaaacttatggagTATAGCATGCATAGCATATAATATAAGAATTGATGTCCACCCAAGATTGGTGACAACTCAAATATAGACCCATacagaagaataaaatatatgtgaTTATAACCATTGTCCATTGGAAACAgaagaataaaataacaaaatgctCAGTGAAATAACtatgtaaaaaatacaaaagttatTGAAACAGGTTTTTCTTAAACTACTTGGTCTAACTTGACCAGCACAATTGGTTGTGGTGACAAATTGCTTGCAACAGAATTCTCAGTGGTGAAATTTCCCCCTATTCTAACTTTTATCAACTTGGTAGATTCAATTTTTGCATGGGCAGAATTCTCAGGGGCATTATTGAATCTATCCAAAAAATTATACTCTGGAGGTTCCATTTCCAAATTCAGAATAAGACAACTCAATAGGATTTTCATAGAAAAGTGAATGCCAAATGATATACCTAGAATGTCCTGTTAAATTtgcaattcaaataaaataagctCCAAAGCATgtgaagagataaaaaaaaatccttaaattaATTGAACATACGAGAATTATGAAGTCATTAGTCAGCCTATTCTCACGATCAATGTCTTTATCTTGATTGTCTCCACGATTTTCACTGCAAATAGTGTATGCAATTTATAAGCAATGTTCCAATTGACAAACCCCAACCCCAACAAGTCTAAAAGTAGGAATTTGAACCTTCTACCAATAACAAATTGCACAATGATGCCCTTtccttcttcaatttttttcaaagatgcACCTATAAAgatagtaatttaaaattaaaacctcATCTGAACCTCAATCTTAGTGCAGTAAGCTGTAAACAAACTATTAAAGCaagatatatttgaaaaaaaaatcatgatcaCTCGATATAACTATGTTCAAAATCAATGAAATAAATCATTACATGTGATATACTATAAAACACAATAGCATTATAGAGTTTTCTTATGAGTCCTGACTCATGATCAATACCAGATATTAAAGGAATTTAAATTCATCAACAAGAGGATACTGACTCTTCTTTCTAGTGTGGAAACGAAGATAGGAGCATTCTCCTTAGAGGTAGAAAAGTAAAAATTGAAAGCTCCTCTTGTTTCTTTATCTGTACCTTAACTCATTATCAACAGGTGCTGTGCAGCAGAAGTGTAGAGTTCAGGCTTCACATAAATTCTTTACATCAAATTTCATATTTACtgctattttattcattttgaaaCCAACACATAGGCAAATGTATACTCAAGACATGTGGCACCAAGGAAGAGAAAGCAAGAATATATTTACCACTCCCCATCCATGCCTTTCGAATTGCATCTCTATTCTTCTGGCGACCAAACTTTGTCAGTATACCTATCACGACCAACGGCCTTCTCATTGAGTAAGTTCCATTAGTCTCTATCAAGGGTTTTGAAACAAAACCCTCTTGTCTAGCTCCAGCAAGTTCCGTCTCAATTGCATCGAGCTTCTTATGTTGTTCCCTACAATCAATCACCATAATTTAACGTTACAACCACGAAAGAAGTGAACAAGCGTTTGAAATCCAAAGGAGATCATCAATAAAATCCAACGGCAATAAAAAACCTTTAGCTCATTTTTTAAGGAGcacatttaagtaaaatttaattcacACCTGCAGGCTATGATCTTCAATGTATCATCCACAGATATAGCAGATTGTCCCTGGAGTGAAAACCTTGCGGTTAAGTTAGCCAGAACAAGAAGTAGAGACACGTGTCCATCTGCTAATGCGTCGAATTATATAATACAGTATCCCACAGTTGATCTACTACACAGAGTGAATCCTAATTCCTTAATAATAAAACACACGCGATCAACCAGTTCTCAAATTCATAAAATCGACAGTGCCAGATCAAATTGAAACGCATTAATTGGATTCGCAatcacaaaaattaaatctaGTGCAATAGGTCGGTGATTCGTCCGTACGGAAATCGCGATAACGACGAAATTGAAATTAAAGCTAAATTTTTAGAAGGATTACAACAGATCGATGAAGAAGAGTGTGAGGAGTGAGTAGTGGCAAGTAACTGACCTGGCCAGTGATCCTATCGAGCTCTTTGATGAGATAAACGCGATTCTCTGCGTCCTGCCACAGCCTGAAGAGGAAAACTGAGAATGATTAAAAGTAAGCGCAACGGAAATTAtggaaggaagagaaagagaagaagaaccTTCCAGCGACGTAGATAGAAGCGAAAGTGGCGAACATGGAGATGAGGAGCGCGGGAATGCGGGATCGATTATTGCCCATACTGGAGAGTCTGTGAC encodes the following:
- the LOC100500107 gene encoding uncharacterized protein LOC100500107 (The RefSeq protein has 1 substitution compared to this genomic sequence), encoding MDYDFRSRSGPQPPIYRPPPPPSPMYRPSPYQQNPTPSSGFGVRVGIKPEYRITPPPHLSSLAGDNPRSNFQFDFGLERKILAEAEKDNPNWSKFGSENVPTKVSDSSTAKVTALDPIVSKFMAMGLNQEAVPIAVENYGDNPTKVQEFVNGYTLLREMGFSSNSVADALVMNDNHTDKALAHFLNGSS
- the LOC100779561 gene encoding hydroxyproline O-galactosyltransferase HPGT1; this encodes MQIRGSSHRLSSMGNNRSRIPALLISMFATFASIYVAGRLWQDAENRVYLIKELDRITGQGQSAISVDDTLKIIACREQHKKLDAIETELAGARQEGFVSKPLIETNGTYSMRRPLVVIGILTKFGRQKNRDAIRKAWMGSGASLKKIEEGKGIIVQFVIGRSENRGDNQDKDIDRENRLTNDFIILDNHVETNDAFPKKAKLFFAHAADKWDAEFYAKVNDDVYVNIDALGATLATHLDKPRVYMGCMKSGEVFSELNHKWYEPEWWKFGDKKSYFRHASGEMYVISQALAKFISINRSILRTYAHDDVSAGSWFIGLDVKHVDEAKFCCSSWSTGAICAGV